From the Gallaecimonas mangrovi genome, one window contains:
- a CDS encoding TrkH family potassium uptake protein gives MFNYKPVLFIIGVFLNVLALMMLLPTGLAFWDGEHGTVQFLESAAITYAAALFCMAKGTRELGRFKVRDMFLLTSMTWLLVSGFSALPLVFVEHISYTDAFFETMSGITTTGSTVLTGLDTMPRSILLWRSLLQWLGGVGFIVMAVAVLPFLGVGGMRLFRTESSEWTDKSAPRTATLARDILWVYLTLTGLCLLCYWLSGMSWFDAINHAMTTISTGGYSTSDASMAHFGNASHWVGTFFMMTGGMPFLLLVNAVRKNQWNLWRDEQFRGYLLFLVSVSMILAIWMSVRDGTPFLDSLRMSAFNVVSVVTTTGFALTDYTQWGPFAVTVFLLIMFVGGCSGSTSGGIKIFRFQLAAGMLHLQLKQQIHPNAVFVQNYNRRPVSDDIIRSLVAFSFAFFLVVAFITLALGLLGLDMVTAFTASITAVTNVGPGLGDIIGPAGNFASLPDTAKWLLALGMLLGRLEILTVVAVFTPAFWRH, from the coding sequence ATGTTCAACTACAAACCCGTACTCTTCATCATTGGCGTTTTCCTCAACGTATTAGCGCTGATGATGCTGCTACCCACTGGCCTGGCATTCTGGGACGGTGAGCACGGCACCGTGCAATTTTTAGAATCCGCTGCCATTACCTACGCCGCTGCCCTCTTTTGCATGGCCAAGGGCACCCGCGAGCTGGGCCGCTTTAAGGTGCGGGACATGTTCCTGCTGACCTCCATGACCTGGCTGCTGGTATCCGGCTTTTCGGCGCTGCCCTTGGTGTTTGTTGAACACATCAGTTATACCGACGCCTTCTTTGAAACCATGTCAGGCATTACCACCACCGGTTCTACGGTGCTGACCGGGCTCGATACCATGCCCCGCTCTATCTTGCTGTGGCGATCTTTGCTGCAGTGGCTAGGGGGTGTTGGCTTTATCGTGATGGCGGTAGCGGTACTGCCCTTCTTAGGCGTAGGGGGCATGCGGCTGTTCCGCACCGAATCGTCGGAGTGGACCGACAAGAGCGCCCCCCGTACCGCCACCCTGGCCCGGGATATTCTGTGGGTGTATTTAACCCTGACCGGCCTTTGCCTGCTTTGTTATTGGTTGTCTGGCATGAGCTGGTTTGACGCCATTAATCACGCCATGACCACCATCTCCACCGGCGGTTATTCCACATCGGATGCCTCAATGGCGCACTTTGGTAACGCCAGCCACTGGGTGGGCACCTTCTTTATGATGACCGGAGGCATGCCGTTTTTACTGCTGGTAAACGCGGTGCGTAAAAACCAGTGGAACCTGTGGCGAGACGAGCAATTTCGAGGCTACCTGCTGTTTTTGGTGTCGGTGTCGATGATCCTGGCCATTTGGATGAGCGTGCGCGATGGCACGCCATTTTTAGATTCACTGCGGATGTCGGCCTTTAATGTGGTGTCGGTGGTTACCACCACCGGCTTTGCCCTGACTGATTACACCCAGTGGGGGCCTTTTGCGGTCACGGTGTTCTTGTTGATCATGTTTGTGGGTGGCTGTTCGGGGTCAACCTCGGGTGGCATAAAAATCTTCCGCTTCCAGCTGGCAGCGGGCATGTTGCACCTGCAGCTAAAGCAGCAAATTCACCCTAACGCGGTTTTTGTGCAGAACTACAATCGCCGCCCGGTCAGCGACGACATCATTCGCTCGCTGGTAGCCTTTAGCTTTGCCTTCTTCCTGGTGGTGGCTTTTATTACCCTGGCGCTTGGCTTGTTGGGGCTGGATATGGTCACCGCCTTTACCGCCTCGATAACGGCTGTAACCAACGTTGGCCCGGGCCTCGGCGACATTATTGGCCCGGCGGGCAACTTTGCCAGCCTGCCCGATACCGCCAAGTGGTTACTGGCGCTGGGTATGCTGCTTGGCCGCTTGGAAATTTTGACCGTGGTAGCGGTCTTTACCCCTGCTTTCTGGCGCCACTAA
- a CDS encoding YigZ family protein, which translates to MAYKVPTKTVVIEELIKKSRFITLMAHTPGIDAAKAFWQHCKTQYPDARHWCFAAVAGEPGDGQQYAMSDDGEPAGTAGKPMLAQLLGSGIGEVAVVVVRYFGGVKLGTGGLVKAYGGGVSAALKQLTTQEVVAFKAFQLTLEYSAQNDVLYQIKQHQGIVVDEHFDHRVKMQVNIPVTASAAFTRWLAVRDDVSCQQEEQGK; encoded by the coding sequence ATGGCATATAAGGTTCCTACCAAGACCGTGGTAATAGAAGAGCTGATTAAAAAGAGCCGCTTTATCACGCTAATGGCCCATACCCCCGGTATCGATGCTGCCAAAGCTTTTTGGCAGCATTGCAAAACGCAGTACCCCGATGCCCGGCATTGGTGTTTTGCGGCCGTCGCTGGCGAGCCTGGCGACGGCCAGCAATATGCCATGAGCGACGACGGCGAACCGGCCGGCACGGCGGGTAAACCCATGCTGGCGCAGTTACTTGGCAGTGGTATTGGCGAGGTTGCCGTGGTGGTAGTGCGCTATTTTGGCGGGGTAAAATTAGGGACTGGCGGTTTGGTTAAAGCCTACGGCGGCGGGGTATCAGCGGCGCTTAAGCAGCTTACAACCCAAGAGGTGGTGGCGTTTAAAGCATTCCAGCTAACCCTTGAGTACAGCGCCCAAAACGATGTGCTTTACCAAATTAAGCAGCACCAGGGCATCGTAGTTGATGAGCACTTTGACCACAGGGTAAAAATGCAGGTGAACATTCCCGTTACCGCCAGTGCGGCTTTTACTCGCTGGCTAGCGGTAAGAGACGATGTTAGCTGCCAACAAGAAGAACAAGGAAAATAA
- the tusA gene encoding sulfurtransferase TusA — protein MSHFANPDHELDVLGLRCPEPVMMVRGKIRKLSDGETLLVLADDPATTRDIPSFCRFMDHTLVASQTTSAPFRYLIKKGL, from the coding sequence ATGAGCCATTTTGCTAATCCCGACCATGAACTGGACGTACTGGGCCTGCGCTGCCCAGAACCGGTGATGATGGTACGCGGCAAAATTCGTAAGCTCAGCGACGGTGAAACCCTGCTGGTGCTAGCAGATGACCCCGCCACCACCCGCGATATTCCCTCTTTTTGCCGGTTTATGGACCACACCTTGGTGGCCTCACAGACCACCAGTGCCCCCTTTCGCTACCTGATAAAAAAAGGGCTCTAA
- the trkA gene encoding Trk system potassium transporter TrkA, whose protein sequence is MKIIILGAGQVGGTLVENLVGEQNDITLVDANLERLRELQDRFDIQVIHGNAAHPDTLRRAGAEDGDMLIAVTNSDETNMVACQVAYTLYHTPTKIARIRADQYLRQKESLFGDDAIPVDHIISPESLVTNYIRRLVDYPGALQVLDFADGKVGLVAVKAYYGGPLVGNALSTLREHMPNVDTRVAAIFRQGKAIKPQGTTVIEADDEVFFIAASNHIRAVMSELQRLEQPYRKVMIAGGGNIGAGLAKQLEKKYAVKLIERSPARAAYLSEKLSDTIVFTGDASDQELLQEEHIDQTDVFIAVTNDDEVNIMSAMLAKQLGAHKVMVLIQRGAYVDLVQGGTIDIAISPQTATISALLTHIRRADIVNVYSLRRGAAEAIETVAHGDPGTSHVVGRAVADVKLPPGASIGAIVRGEEVLIAHDKTVIESGDHVILFLVNKQHIAAVEKLFQPSALFF, encoded by the coding sequence ATGAAAATTATCATTCTGGGTGCAGGCCAAGTGGGCGGCACCCTGGTTGAAAACTTGGTTGGCGAACAAAACGACATCACGCTGGTTGACGCTAACCTCGAGCGTTTGCGCGAGTTGCAAGACCGTTTTGATATCCAGGTGATCCACGGTAATGCCGCGCATCCCGATACGCTGCGCCGGGCTGGCGCCGAAGACGGCGACATGCTGATTGCGGTGACCAACAGTGATGAAACCAATATGGTGGCCTGCCAGGTTGCCTACACCCTCTATCACACCCCCACCAAAATCGCCCGGATCCGCGCTGACCAATACCTGCGCCAAAAAGAAAGTCTCTTTGGCGACGATGCCATTCCGGTTGACCACATTATTTCCCCGGAATCCTTGGTCACCAATTACATTCGCCGCCTGGTGGATTACCCCGGCGCCCTGCAGGTGCTGGATTTTGCCGACGGCAAAGTTGGTCTGGTGGCGGTAAAAGCCTATTACGGTGGGCCTTTGGTGGGCAATGCACTGTCAACGCTTCGCGAGCACATGCCCAACGTCGACACCCGGGTAGCGGCCATTTTCCGGCAAGGCAAAGCCATTAAGCCGCAAGGCACTACCGTGATTGAAGCCGATGACGAGGTGTTCTTTATTGCCGCCTCCAACCACATTCGGGCGGTAATGAGCGAGCTGCAGCGACTAGAGCAACCCTATCGCAAGGTCATGATTGCCGGTGGCGGTAACATTGGTGCCGGCCTTGCCAAGCAGCTTGAGAAAAAATACGCGGTTAAACTGATTGAGCGCAGCCCCGCCCGGGCGGCCTATCTTTCAGAAAAGCTCAGCGACACCATTGTTTTTACCGGTGACGCCTCTGACCAAGAGCTGCTGCAAGAAGAGCACATTGACCAAACCGATGTCTTTATCGCCGTGACCAACGACGACGAAGTGAACATTATGTCGGCCATGCTCGCCAAGCAGTTGGGCGCCCATAAGGTAATGGTGCTGATCCAGCGCGGCGCTTACGTAGACTTGGTGCAAGGCGGCACTATCGACATTGCGATTTCGCCGCAAACAGCCACCATTTCGGCACTGCTAACCCATATTCGCCGCGCCGATATCGTCAATGTTTACAGCCTACGCCGCGGCGCCGCCGAAGCCATTGAAACCGTGGCACACGGCGACCCCGGCACGTCCCACGTTGTGGGCCGGGCAGTTGCTGACGTGAAATTACCGCCCGGTGCCAGTATTGGTGCCATAGTGCGCGGCGAAGAAGTCCTCATCGCCCACGATAAAACGGTGATAGAGAGTGGCGACCATGTGATCTTGTTCCTGGTGAACAAGCAGCACATTGCCGCCGTTGAGAAACTGTTCCAGCCCAGCGCCCTTTTCTTCTAG
- the hemG gene encoding menaquinone-dependent protoporphyrinogen IX dehydrogenase, which yields MLEHHTFLLAYSSVDGQTRAIMQTIAKELQAQGHQVRFCDIERHGEPEWDGIDAVVVGAAVRYGDHRPGLYAFVKAQAVELTARPNAFFSVNMTARKAGKDTPEGSRYIEKFLEKSPWHPQRLAVFAGALQWDKYRFFDKLMIRFIMKITKGPTDTRQNVDMTDWAAVKAFAKNLSGARKQG from the coding sequence ATGCTTGAGCACCATACCTTTTTATTGGCCTATTCCTCGGTTGATGGCCAGACGCGCGCCATTATGCAAACCATCGCCAAAGAGCTGCAGGCGCAGGGGCATCAGGTGCGTTTTTGCGATATCGAGCGCCACGGCGAGCCGGAATGGGACGGTATTGATGCGGTGGTGGTGGGCGCAGCGGTACGTTATGGCGACCACAGACCCGGGCTTTATGCGTTTGTCAAAGCCCAAGCGGTGGAGCTTACTGCCAGGCCCAATGCCTTTTTCTCGGTCAATATGACGGCGCGAAAAGCCGGTAAAGACACCCCGGAAGGGTCGCGCTATATCGAAAAGTTTTTAGAAAAAAGCCCCTGGCACCCGCAACGGCTGGCGGTCTTTGCCGGCGCCCTGCAATGGGACAAGTACCGCTTTTTCGACAAGCTGATGATCCGTTTTATTATGAAGATCACCAAAGGCCCCACCGATACCCGCCAGAACGTTGATATGACTGACTGGGCAGCGGTAAAAGCCTTTGCCAAAAACCTTAGTGGCGCCAGAAAGCAGGGGTAA
- a CDS encoding complement resistance protein TraT, producing MKHSAKYLSAAVIGAALLLSGCTATHTAIAKRDLNVQTQMSDTIFLDPVAPAKRIVFVQIHNTSDQPQIQLQQQIVRGIQARGYEVTDNPDKANFMLQANLLKVGEADMNELRGDLNNGFGAGLIGGAVGASAFGGGKGKIATGLIGAAIGIAADAMEKDVYYGMIVDVQVSERTQGDEVITEKNQSTLVQGTSASQQQSSTRQTHWKRFQTRVVSIANQANLQASVALPAMEKGVVASLSGVF from the coding sequence ATGAAGCACTCAGCCAAATATCTATCCGCCGCCGTTATTGGCGCCGCCTTATTACTGAGCGGTTGTACTGCCACGCATACCGCTATCGCCAAACGCGACTTGAACGTGCAGACCCAAATGTCTGACACCATTTTCTTAGACCCGGTAGCACCCGCTAAACGCATCGTATTTGTGCAAATTCACAACACCAGCGACCAGCCACAGATCCAGCTACAACAGCAAATTGTCAGGGGCATTCAAGCCCGTGGCTACGAAGTGACCGACAATCCGGACAAAGCCAACTTTATGCTGCAAGCCAACTTGCTGAAAGTGGGCGAGGCCGACATGAATGAGCTGCGTGGCGATTTAAATAATGGCTTTGGTGCCGGCCTTATTGGCGGCGCCGTCGGTGCCAGCGCCTTTGGTGGTGGCAAAGGCAAGATAGCTACCGGCTTGATTGGCGCTGCCATCGGTATTGCTGCCGATGCCATGGAAAAAGACGTTTACTACGGCATGATTGTTGATGTGCAGGTAAGCGAGCGCACCCAGGGTGATGAAGTGATCACCGAAAAAAACCAGTCAACCCTGGTACAAGGCACCTCCGCCAGCCAACAACAAAGCTCAACCCGTCAAACCCACTGGAAACGCTTTCAGACCCGTGTGGTCAGCATTGCGAACCAAGCCAACCTGCAGGCAAGTGTGGCGTTGCCAGCCATGGAAAAGGGCGTAGTCGCCTCGCTTAGCGGCGTGTTCTAA
- the fadA gene encoding acetyl-CoA C-acyltransferase FadA yields the protein MKEAVIVDCIRTPMGRSKGGVYRNIRAEDLSAHLMQGLLARNSAVDPAEIEDVIWGCVQQTLEQGFNIARNASLLAGLPKTVAATTVNRLCGSSMDALHHAARAIMVGQGDIFIIGGVEHMGHVPMTHGVDFHPGLAKNVAKAAGMMGMTAEMLGRLHGITREQQDAFGARSHQRAWAATVEGRFKNEILPTLGHNADGVLELIDFDEVIRPETTAESLAALRPVFDPVNGTVTAGTSSALSDGASAMLVMSADKAKELGLKPRAKIRSMAVAGCDPSIMGYGPVPATQKALKRAGLTVDDIELFELNEAFAAQSLPCVKDLGLADKVEDKVNLNGGAIALGHPLGCSGARISTTLLNLMEAKDVTLGVATMCIGLGQGIATVFERV from the coding sequence ATTAAAGAAGCTGTCATCGTCGACTGCATCCGCACCCCGATGGGCCGTTCCAAAGGCGGCGTGTACCGTAATATTCGCGCAGAAGACCTGTCTGCCCATTTGATGCAAGGGTTATTGGCGCGTAACAGCGCCGTTGATCCGGCAGAAATTGAAGACGTTATCTGGGGCTGCGTACAGCAAACCCTGGAGCAGGGTTTTAACATCGCCCGTAATGCCTCATTGCTGGCGGGCCTGCCGAAAACCGTAGCGGCCACCACCGTGAACCGCCTGTGCGGTTCGTCCATGGACGCACTGCATCATGCTGCCCGCGCCATCATGGTTGGCCAGGGTGATATTTTTATCATCGGCGGCGTCGAGCACATGGGCCATGTACCCATGACCCACGGTGTTGATTTCCACCCGGGCCTTGCCAAAAACGTGGCAAAAGCGGCAGGCATGATGGGCATGACCGCAGAAATGCTCGGCCGCCTACACGGCATTACCCGTGAGCAACAAGACGCCTTTGGCGCCCGCTCCCACCAGCGCGCCTGGGCCGCCACCGTAGAAGGCCGTTTTAAAAACGAAATTCTGCCCACCCTTGGCCACAACGCCGACGGCGTGCTGGAACTGATTGATTTTGATGAAGTCATTCGCCCAGAAACCACCGCCGAATCACTGGCGGCACTGCGCCCGGTATTTGACCCGGTCAATGGCACCGTCACCGCCGGTACCTCTTCAGCATTGTCTGACGGAGCCAGCGCCATGTTGGTGATGTCGGCCGACAAGGCAAAAGAGTTGGGGCTAAAACCTCGCGCCAAAATTCGTTCAATGGCGGTAGCTGGCTGCGACCCTTCCATCATGGGTTATGGCCCGGTGCCCGCCACGCAAAAAGCGCTGAAACGGGCCGGCCTGACGGTAGACGATATTGAGCTATTTGAGCTGAACGAGGCGTTTGCGGCGCAGTCACTGCCCTGCGTTAAAGACTTGGGCCTGGCTGACAAGGTAGAGGACAAGGTTAACCTCAACGGTGGCGCTATCGCGCTTGGCCACCCCTTGGGTTGCTCGGGGGCACGGATCTCCACCACCTTGCTTAACCTGATGGAAGCCAAAGACGTTACCTTAGGGGTTGCAACCATGTGTATCGGACTTGGACAAGGTATCGCAACAGTATTTGAAAGAGTGTAA
- the pepQ gene encoding Xaa-Pro dipeptidase produces MEHLARLYPAHLDELQNRTKAALSRSGYEALAIHVGQPRGIFLDDNPYPFKPNPHFKQWLPVVDNPHCWVIVNGEDKPKLLFYRPVDFWHKVADVPSDYWSEHFDIVLIDSADAAAKALPDNKGRVAYIGEHLEYAKSLGFSDCNPAPVLNYLHYHRAYKTEWELACMRKANAIAVKGHLAARDAFMAGNSEFAINQAYLSATEQGENDLPYGNIVALNRHGAILHYMHFDRAVQPQNRSFLIDAGASFNGFSADITRTYAREENAFAELISAVNALQKDLVAALKPGLKYADLHHQCHLGIAAILKDVGVIHCDGETALETGINRAFFPHGLGHHLGLQVHDVGGFMADDYGTPQPAPAKHPFLRTTRTVEAGNVLTIEPGLYFIDSLLEEVASGSHSDLVNWDKVESFKPYGGIRIEDNVIVHQDGLENMTRKLGLA; encoded by the coding sequence ATGGAACATCTGGCACGCCTTTACCCTGCGCATCTCGACGAGTTGCAAAATCGCACCAAAGCGGCGCTGTCACGTTCGGGTTACGAGGCCCTTGCTATTCATGTGGGCCAGCCGCGGGGTATTTTTCTGGACGACAACCCTTATCCCTTTAAGCCCAACCCGCATTTCAAACAGTGGCTGCCGGTAGTTGATAACCCTCACTGCTGGGTGATCGTTAACGGTGAAGACAAGCCCAAATTACTGTTTTATCGCCCGGTCGATTTTTGGCACAAAGTGGCAGATGTACCCAGTGATTACTGGAGCGAGCATTTTGATATTGTGCTGATTGACTCGGCCGATGCCGCCGCTAAGGCGCTGCCTGATAATAAAGGCCGGGTGGCCTATATTGGCGAGCATCTTGAGTATGCGAAAAGCCTGGGCTTTAGCGACTGTAATCCGGCGCCGGTGCTGAACTACCTGCATTACCACCGCGCCTATAAGACCGAGTGGGAACTGGCCTGTATGCGTAAGGCCAATGCCATTGCGGTAAAAGGTCACCTGGCCGCCCGCGACGCCTTTATGGCAGGTAACAGCGAGTTTGCGATTAACCAGGCGTATCTGTCGGCCACAGAGCAGGGCGAAAATGACCTGCCGTACGGCAACATTGTGGCTCTTAATCGCCACGGCGCCATCTTGCATTACATGCATTTTGACCGCGCCGTTCAGCCACAAAACCGCAGTTTTTTGATTGATGCCGGTGCCAGCTTTAACGGCTTTTCGGCGGATATTACCCGCACCTATGCCCGCGAAGAAAACGCCTTTGCTGAGCTTATTAGTGCCGTTAACGCACTACAAAAAGACTTGGTGGCAGCGCTCAAGCCCGGCCTTAAATATGCCGACCTTCACCACCAATGCCACTTGGGTATTGCCGCCATTTTAAAAGACGTTGGCGTTATTCATTGCGACGGCGAAACCGCGCTTGAAACCGGCATTAACCGCGCCTTTTTCCCTCATGGTCTTGGCCATCACTTGGGGCTGCAGGTGCATGATGTGGGCGGCTTTATGGCCGACGACTACGGTACGCCGCAGCCAGCGCCAGCAAAGCATCCGTTCTTGCGTACCACCCGCACCGTTGAAGCGGGGAATGTGCTGACCATCGAGCCGGGCCTTTATTTTATCGACAGTCTCTTGGAAGAAGTGGCGAGCGGCAGCCATAGCGATTTGGTCAATTGGGATAAGGTGGAAAGCTTTAAGCCCTATGGCGGTATTCGTATCGAAGATAACGTTATCGTTCACCAAGACGGTTTAGAGAACATGACCCGCAAGCTTGGGCTTGCCTGA
- the fadB gene encoding fatty acid oxidation complex subunit alpha FadB: MLYQGDNLKVALEQDGIAVLTFDAPGSVNKFDRQTLSELDAALDTIKGSSDIKALVLASGKDAFIVGADITEFLGIFKLPDAELLDWVVKANAIFSKLEDLPFPTVSAVTGFALGGGCECILSTDMRVADSSAQIGLPEVKLGIIPGFGGTVRLPRVIGADNAMELITTGKNSKADAALKVGLVDAVVAPEKLQEAAFTMAKSAIDGKLDWQGRRETKKSPLKLDKLEAGMSFTTAAGMVAAQAGKHYPAPMTAVKGIEAAARMGRDEALAIEHQGFVKLAKTDVATALIGIFLNDQYIKGKAKKAAKSAHNIDKAAVLGAGIMGGGIAYQSASTGTPIIMKDINDKALHLGLSEASKLLNKQLERGKINGAKLAGVLNNIVPSLSYDSVKDVNIVVEAVVENPKVKASVLAEVEGVVDEKTIITSNTSTISINQLAQSLKDPSRFCGMHFFNPVHRMPLVEVIRGKDTSEETVASVVAFAAKMGKSPIVVNDCPGFFVNRVLFPYFQGFSLLVRDGADFQTIDKVMEKQFGWPMGPAYLLDVVGIDTGHHAQAVMAEGFPSRMSKSDKDAIDVMFENQRFGQKNGKGFYVYTEDKRGKPKKEACPESYELLKAVVKAQGEFSPDEIINRTMLPMIIETVRCLEEGIIGSPAEGDMGLVYGLGFPPFRGGVFRYIDTVGLDKIVAVADQFAHLGELYQATDTMREMAASGKTYYGQ, from the coding sequence ATGCTTTACCAAGGTGACAACCTCAAGGTGGCGCTGGAACAGGACGGCATTGCTGTACTGACCTTCGACGCCCCAGGTTCCGTAAATAAATTCGATCGCCAGACCCTGTCCGAGTTAGACGCAGCACTGGACACCATCAAAGGCAGCAGCGATATCAAAGCGCTGGTGCTGGCCTCCGGCAAAGACGCCTTTATCGTCGGCGCCGACATCACCGAATTCCTCGGTATTTTTAAACTGCCCGACGCCGAATTACTCGATTGGGTTGTCAAAGCCAACGCGATTTTTAGCAAACTCGAAGACTTGCCCTTCCCCACCGTTTCAGCCGTAACCGGCTTTGCGTTGGGCGGCGGCTGCGAGTGCATCTTGTCTACCGACATGCGCGTTGCCGACAGCAGCGCCCAAATCGGCCTGCCCGAAGTTAAATTGGGCATTATTCCCGGCTTCGGTGGCACGGTACGACTGCCCAGAGTCATTGGCGCTGATAACGCCATGGAACTCATTACTACCGGGAAAAACAGTAAAGCCGATGCGGCCCTGAAAGTGGGCCTGGTCGATGCCGTTGTAGCACCCGAAAAGCTGCAAGAAGCGGCCTTTACCATGGCCAAGAGCGCCATTGACGGCAAGCTGGACTGGCAAGGCCGCCGCGAAACCAAAAAATCGCCCTTAAAGCTCGATAAATTGGAAGCGGGCATGAGCTTTACCACGGCGGCCGGTATGGTTGCTGCGCAAGCAGGCAAACACTACCCGGCGCCCATGACGGCGGTAAAAGGCATTGAAGCCGCCGCTCGCATGGGCCGAGACGAAGCCTTGGCCATCGAGCATCAAGGTTTTGTAAAGCTCGCCAAAACCGATGTAGCAACGGCCCTTATCGGCATTTTCCTTAATGACCAATACATTAAGGGCAAAGCGAAAAAGGCAGCTAAATCAGCGCACAACATCGACAAAGCCGCCGTACTGGGGGCTGGTATTATGGGGGGCGGCATCGCCTATCAGTCGGCATCAACCGGCACCCCTATCATCATGAAAGACATCAACGACAAGGCCCTGCATCTTGGCCTGTCGGAAGCCTCTAAGCTACTGAACAAGCAGCTTGAGCGCGGCAAAATTAATGGCGCCAAATTGGCCGGTGTGCTTAACAACATCGTGCCAAGCCTAAGCTACGACAGCGTTAAAGACGTCAACATCGTGGTAGAGGCAGTGGTGGAAAATCCGAAGGTCAAAGCCAGCGTTTTGGCCGAGGTTGAAGGGGTGGTAGACGAAAAAACCATTATTACCTCTAACACCTCAACCATTTCCATCAACCAGTTGGCCCAGAGCCTTAAAGATCCCAGCCGCTTCTGTGGTATGCACTTTTTTAACCCGGTGCATCGCATGCCGCTGGTGGAAGTGATCCGCGGCAAAGACACCTCTGAAGAAACCGTGGCCAGCGTGGTGGCCTTTGCCGCCAAAATGGGGAAATCCCCTATCGTGGTTAACGACTGCCCCGGCTTTTTTGTTAACCGGGTACTGTTCCCTTACTTCCAGGGTTTTAGCCTTTTGGTACGTGACGGCGCAGACTTCCAAACCATTGATAAGGTAATGGAAAAGCAATTTGGCTGGCCCATGGGCCCGGCTTATTTGCTGGACGTTGTCGGTATTGATACCGGCCACCATGCCCAAGCCGTTATGGCAGAAGGCTTCCCTAGCCGGATGAGCAAGTCCGACAAAGACGCCATCGACGTGATGTTTGAAAACCAGCGATTTGGTCAGAAAAACGGTAAAGGCTTTTATGTCTATACCGAGGACAAACGCGGCAAACCGAAAAAAGAAGCCTGCCCAGAAAGCTACGAGCTACTTAAAGCAGTAGTTAAAGCCCAGGGCGAATTTAGCCCGGATGAAATCATTAACCGCACCATGCTGCCGATGATCATCGAAACCGTGCGCTGCCTGGAAGAAGGCATTATCGGCAGTCCTGCCGAAGGCGACATGGGCTTGGTGTATGGCTTGGGCTTCCCTCCCTTCCGTGGTGGGGTCTTCCGCTATATCGATACCGTTGGTCTCGACAAAATTGTTGCCGTTGCCGACCAGTTCGCCCACTTAGGCGAGCTTTATCAGGCCACCGACACCATGCGTGAAATGGCGGCTAGCGGCAAAACCTACTACGGCCAATAA